The DNA region GAGTGTGAGAGCCAAATGAATTGAAAGATTCATGTTTGGTTTGGGAAGAGATCATAGACGTTTTCAAATGAATGGAAAGAGAATCTACTTTCATTAAGTGATTTATTAGATAATCGAAAACAGAGAATCTTGAAGACTATTCGAAATTCAGAAGAACTGCGGGAAGGAGCTCTTGAACAGCTAGAAAAAGCCCGGGCCCGTTTAAGGAAAGTTGAAACGGAAGCAGATCAGTTTCGAGTGAATGGTTATTCTGAAATAGAACgagaaaaattgaatttaattaagtCAATTTATACGACTTTGGAACAAttagaaaattacaaaaatgaaactATTCGTTTTGAACAACAAAGAACGATTAATCAAGTCCGACAACGGGTTTTCCAACAAGCCTTACAAGGAGCTCTGGGAACGCTGAATAGTTGCTTGAACAACGAGTTACATTTACGTACTATCAGTGCTAATATTGGCATGTTTGGGGAAATGAAAGATATAAAATAACGCATTAGTCCTTCTtctttagtaaatttaaaatacaggcattatttttctcttctagaattaaattaagaaatactCATGGTAACCATTCGTGCAGATGAAATTAGTAAAATTATCCGCGAACGTATTGAACAATATAATACCGAGGTAAAGATTGTAAATACTGGTACTGTACTTCAAGTAGGTGACGGTATTGCTCGTATTTATGGTCTTGATGAAGTAATGGCGGGGGGGGTAGTGGGATTTGAGGAGGGGACCATAGGGGTTGCTTTAAATTTGGAATCAAATAATGTTGGTGTTGTATTAATGGGTGATGGTTTGATGATACAAGAGGGAAGCTTGGTAAAAGCAACAGGAAGAATTGCTCAGATACCAGTAAGTGAGGCTTATTTGGGTCGTGTTATAAATGCCTTGGCTAAACCAATTGACGGTCGAGGAGAAATTTCATCTTCCGAATCTCGATTAATCGAATCTCCAGCTCCCGGCATTATTTCGAGACGTTCCGTATATGAGCCTCTTCAAACAGGACTTATTGCTATTGATTCAATGATCCCTATAGGGCGTGGTCAGCGAGAATTAATTATTGGGGACAGACAAACAGGTAAGACAGCAGTAGCTACAGATACGATTCTCAATCAACAAGGACAAAATGTAATATGTGTTTATGTAGCTATTGGTCAAAAAGCATCCTCTGTGGCTCAAGTGGTGACCACTTTACAAGAAAGGGGAGCAATGGAATACACTATTATAGTAGCTGAAACTGCGGATTCTCCAGCTACATTACAATATCTCGCTCCGTATACGGGAGCAGCTCTGGCTGAATTTTTTATGTACCGCGAACGCCAcactttaattatttatgacGATCCCTCCAAACAAGCCCAGGCTTATCGCCAAATGCCTCTTCTATTAAGACGACCG from Arachis duranensis cultivar V14167 unplaced genomic scaffold, aradu.V14167.gnm2.J7QH unplaced_Scaffold_104143, whole genome shotgun sequence includes:
- the LOC127743753 gene encoding ATP synthase subunit alpha, chloroplastic, giving the protein MVTIRADEISKIIRERIEQYNTEVKIVNTGTVLQVGDGIARIYGLDEVMAGGVVGFEEGTIGVALNLESNNVGVVLMGDGLMIQEGSLVKATGRIAQIPVSEAYLGRVINALAKPIDGRGEISSSESRLIESPAPGIISRRSVYEPLQTGLIAIDSMIPIGRGQRELIIGDRQTGKTAVATDTILNQQGQNVICVYVAIGQKASSVAQVVTTLQERGAMEYTIIVAETADSPATLQYLAPYTGAALAEFFMYRERHTLIIYDDPSKQAQAYRQMPLLLRRPPGREAYPGDVFYLHSRLLERAAKS